In the Aneurinibacillus soli genome, one interval contains:
- a CDS encoding aspartate kinase, whose protein sequence is MSLIVQKFGGTSVGTVERIQAVAHRVIQTRNAGHDVVVVVSAMGKSTDVLVDMAKQITAEPPAREMDMLLTTGEQVSIALLSMALQAEGQSAVSMTGWQAGITTEDVHTKARIVQIDPATMQDALAAGNVVIVAGFQGITEDGQITTLGRGGSDTTAVALAGALKADLCEIYTDVDGVYTADPRIVSSARKLTTISHDEMLELATLGAGVLHPRAVECAKQHGVPLVVRSSFGYEEGTRVQEEVDMEQGLIISGIAHDKNVAKITVADMPMQVDTMSKLFTTLADEHINVDVIIQSSYEADTTNVSFSVSGDEVKRTLQILLREKEHLHFGYAVAEEELAKVSIVGAGMITNPGVAAQMFRCLADAGIEIKMVSTSEIKVSCVVPLEQMENAVRSLHTSFGLDVVERAVVHSAQ, encoded by the coding sequence ATGAGTTTGATTGTACAGAAATTCGGCGGTACATCAGTAGGAACGGTAGAGCGCATCCAGGCGGTGGCACATCGTGTCATTCAGACGCGGAACGCTGGACATGATGTCGTTGTAGTCGTATCCGCCATGGGAAAATCAACAGATGTGCTTGTGGATATGGCGAAGCAGATTACAGCAGAACCACCTGCTCGGGAGATGGATATGCTTTTGACAACTGGAGAACAAGTATCTATTGCCTTATTGTCGATGGCGCTTCAGGCGGAAGGTCAGTCTGCTGTTTCGATGACAGGCTGGCAGGCAGGTATTACGACAGAAGATGTACATACAAAGGCACGTATTGTACAGATCGATCCAGCAACGATGCAGGATGCCCTTGCCGCTGGTAACGTTGTCATCGTTGCGGGTTTCCAGGGAATTACAGAAGATGGACAGATCACAACGCTTGGTCGCGGCGGCTCGGATACGACAGCGGTAGCACTTGCCGGGGCATTGAAAGCTGATCTGTGTGAAATTTATACGGATGTAGACGGCGTCTATACAGCCGACCCGCGCATTGTGTCATCTGCCCGGAAACTTACAACCATTTCGCATGATGAGATGCTTGAACTGGCTACACTGGGTGCTGGCGTACTGCACCCGCGTGCGGTTGAATGCGCCAAACAGCATGGCGTGCCGCTTGTGGTGCGCTCTAGCTTTGGTTATGAAGAAGGAACACGAGTACAGGAGGAAGTAGATATGGAACAAGGACTGATTATTAGCGGAATCGCCCATGATAAAAACGTAGCAAAAATTACAGTAGCAGATATGCCGATGCAGGTGGATACGATGTCGAAGTTGTTCACGACACTGGCTGACGAGCATATTAATGTGGATGTGATCATTCAGAGTTCGTACGAAGCAGATACAACGAATGTCTCATTTTCCGTAAGTGGAGACGAGGTAAAGCGGACGCTGCAAATTTTGTTGCGTGAAAAAGAACATCTGCACTTTGGCTATGCTGTAGCGGAAGAAGAACTGGCCAAAGTATCCATTGTAGGTGCAGGTATGATTACCAATCCGGGAGTAGCGGCTCAGATGTTCCGTTGTTTGGCAGACGCGGGAATTGAAATCAAAATGGTATCGACATCCGAGATTAAAGTATCGTGTGTTGTACCGCTTGAGCAAATGGAAAACGCCGTACGCAGCCTGCATACATCATTTGGACTTGACGTAGTAGAACGCGCAGTTGTCCATTCAGCGCAATAA
- a CDS encoding biotin transporter BioY — protein sequence MQSQRLKMMILSALFCAIISVCAQLSISFLPMVPFTMQNFAIALTVIILGQRYGTLAVLLYILLGVIGVPVFAQFKTGASVLVGPTGGYLIGYIVAAFVMGMMLKRDTITVIRAFLANVVGLAIIYALGVAQLKLVAHLTWNKAIAVGMTPFIAPDLLKIALASYVGVLVIRRLKAAGLMPSHSQSKTDHTA from the coding sequence ATGCAAAGTCAACGTTTGAAAATGATGATTCTTTCGGCCTTATTTTGTGCCATTATTTCGGTATGTGCACAGCTATCTATTTCCTTCCTTCCAATGGTCCCATTCACGATGCAGAACTTTGCTATCGCCCTTACCGTTATTATTCTCGGACAGAGATACGGGACGCTTGCTGTGTTGTTATATATACTGCTCGGCGTGATTGGAGTTCCGGTATTCGCACAGTTTAAAACCGGGGCATCCGTGCTTGTAGGTCCAACAGGCGGTTATTTGATTGGCTACATCGTCGCAGCATTTGTGATGGGCATGATGCTTAAGCGGGATACAATAACAGTTATCCGTGCTTTTCTCGCCAATGTAGTTGGCCTGGCTATTATTTATGCATTAGGTGTCGCACAGCTTAAACTGGTTGCACATCTGACATGGAACAAAGCGATTGCTGTTGGGATGACTCCGTTTATCGCACCAGATCTGCTCAAAATCGCGCTTGCATCTTATGTCGGCGTTCTGGTCATCCGCCGTCTAAAAGCAGCGGGACTTATGCCGTCGCATTCACAGTCAAAAACAGATCATACAGCATAA